A stretch of DNA from Francisella uliginis:
TCACTTGTATACTAATAAACTTAGGAATATTTAAAAACTCGGCGATAATAATTACATTTATCTTTGGTATGTTTTCAGCATCACAAGTTTTGGTCTGGTACTATTTCAATAAGATATGCCCTAAAGACTTTGCAGCAATAGGTGTCGCTCTAACAAATATGATTATAACCTTAGTTATTGAAATAGGTCAGCTTGTTGTTGGATCATCTATAGATATAGGTAACCTAATGAATATCCAGGCAAGTGTCAGTATAACTGCAATATTTATAATATGCCTACTTTTTGCTTTTATTGTGCTACAAAGAATGGTTAAGAATATTAATCAAACCATATAAAACTAGTAGGCTATATCTTCTAAAGAAGATACCATACATATAGTCAATCCGACTGTATTGTGTACATTTATGAGGTCATCCTGAACCTGATTCAGGATCTCTTTACTTTAACTAGGAGGTTCCGGATCAAGTCCGGAATGACAGGTTTTATTTTACATGAGTCATTCGGATTAACTATAATATCAACCCAAATATAAATTAGTAAAAATATCACAAAATTGTTCATGTCTAATTAAAGTCTCTAATAGACAAATTAGTATTTATACTTTAACTAAATTTGCTATATCCGCTAATAAAATCTTTTGACCTACATCACTACCAAAATCGACTGTAAAAAACTCTTTTGAACCCTGTGCTTGAGACTTAACAAATACTCCCTTACCAAAGACCTTATGATAGACGCGATCGCCTGGATTAAAGCTACTACCTGCAGCACTATTAGATTTAAGAAAATCAAACGCCGAAACGCCAAAATTAGATTTTTGTCGTACTTTAGCTTTTGGTTTATCTATAGTATGGCTCTTACCTTCACTTAGATGCTCGTCATCTATCTCTGCTAAAAATCGAGATTTAACCTGAAAGCTACTACGGCCGAATATATTACGCACTTGAGCATAACTAATAGTCAAAGCTTTCATAGCTCTTGTTATTGCCACATAAAATAACCTTCTTTCTTCTGCTAATTTCTCCTGCATTTTCTTAGAATGCTTACTATCGAAAGCTTCTTCTGCGTTAATAATTGAGCTTGGTGGGAAGACTCCCTCTTCAGCAGCTACCATAAATACATATTTAAACTCTAACCCTTTTGAAGCATGAATAGTCATCAGTTGAACGCTATCAACAGTCTCATCAGCTTGCATATCACCAGCTTCTAATACAGCAAATGATAAGAAATCTTGTAAAATATCTGTATTATCATCAAGTAGCTCTATCTGAGGCTCAAAATCTTTGGCTGCACTGATAAGCTCTTTTAAGTTATCTATTTTTTGGCGATCTTTTTCGGTATTTTTCTCTTCATAAGAAGCTAACAAACCACTTTTATTAATAACATACTCAAGTAACTTATCCAAACTTAGATCACTAATCTGACTAGATATCTCATTAATTAATTCTATGAATTTAAATAATAGTCCTGCTGTTCTTTTAGTCACAAGCTCTCTTTGAATTACTTCAATTGTAGCTTGCCAATATGAAATCGAGTTTATTTGAGCAAAGTTTCTAATAGTTTCTAGAGTTTTGTTACCTATGCCTCTAGTAGGAGTATTAATAATTCTTTCGAAGGCTAAATTATCATTATTTGTTACAGCAAGTCTCAGATACGCCAACGCGTCTTTAATCTCAGCTCGATCAAAGAACTTAAAACCTCCATAAATTCTATAAGGAATACTTGCATATATAAAACTCTCCTCTAGAACACGCGATAGATAGTTAGAGCGATATAGTATTGCAACATCACTATAATCGACATCTTGCGAATGTAGATTACGAACTTTCTCAATAATATATTTAGCTTCATCACGCTCATTTACTGCGCAATAAACCTCTACCTTCTCACCCTCTTCGGCTGCTGACCAGAGCTCTTTTGACATCCTGTTATCATTATTCTTAATCACTGAGTTTGCAGCTTTTAAGATATTCTTAGTTGAACGATAATTTTGTTCTAATTTTATAACCTCAACATTATTTATATCTTTGACATAATTATGAATATTATCAACAACCGCTCCACGCCAACCATATATTGACTGGTCATCATCACCAACAGCCATAGTATAGTTATTATCTGTAGCCAAAAGTTTTAGCCACATATATTGCACTTGGTTTGTATCTTGAAACTCATCGATAAGAATATATTTAAATAAACTTTGGTAATACTCTCTTAGTTGTTGATTTAATGAAAAAAGCTCATACAAATATAGAAGAAGGTCCGCAAAATCTAAAGCATTATCTAATAGCAAACGCTCTTCATATGCTTTATAAATATGACTGTAGTTTGCATCATACTGATTAGCAAGCTTGTTACTACGTATAGCCTTATCTTTCTGCTTATTTATAAAATTTTGCAATAATTTAGGAGGGTATTTTTTATCATCTAGATCTAAGCTTTTGATAACTTTTTTTATAAGTTGAGCTTGTTCATCTTGATCTAAGATTCTAAAATTTTTATCTAACCCTAATTCATGAGCATGTTTACGTAATAATCTGTGTGCAATCCCATGAAAGGTTCCTATCCACATACCAAATGTCGATATACCTAGCATACTCTCAACACGCTGTTGGATCTCTCTAGCTGCCTTATTAGTAAATGTTACTGCTAAGATATTATCTATAGCTACACCTTTATTTTGACAAAGATAAGCTATTCGAGATGTGAGAACTTTTGTTTTACCACTACCAGCACCTGCTAATATTAAAGAGTTACGATCTTCTAATAAAGTCGCCTTTTGCTGCTGAGTATTTAATCCTGATAAAAATTTATTAGACATTAGAAATTATATTTTAAAAATAACTGAATATATTTTAACAAAAAATATTAGAATAAAGATATCTAGATTAAATTTCGTGACTTTTATCTAAGAAGAAGTCTTCATTTGGATTATGTAAAGTTTCATTAACATGAGCTCGTGTACTCTCAATAACTTTATTCAACCATCCTCGAGATATCCACATGATAATAGCCACAGCTGCTACAAATAGGCCTATTACTAAAAACACATGGCCATAAACAGATATACTTTCAACTTTAGTAAAATGTTGACCTGGCTCAGGAGCTGTTAAGGCACCAACAATACCTCCTATAGGACCTGCTATCATTGTTGTAATTAACCACATACCTTGAGCAAAGCCACCCATTTTTCTTGGAAATAATTCTGCAACCATCGATAGTCCTAAAGCAGAGATAAGAAGCTCTCCAGTAGACTGTAACCAATAACTAAGAACTAGCCACCATCCAGATACAATACCATTAGAAGTAGTAAATTGAGGGAAGTATAAAACCAGGAATGCCATCGCGCAAAGAGTCATACCAAAACAGAACTTTGTCACATGTGTCCCTGGAACTTTCTTGTATAAAACAGACAATACTGGTGACATCAAAACAATAACTATTGGGTTTAATACCTGCCACTGTTCTGGCTCTAAATTCATCCCAAGAAAATGTGTATCAACATTATTTACCGCAAAGAAATTTAATGATGTCGGCATTTGCTGATATAGTACAAAGAAAATTATACCTTGAATAATTAATATTAAGGCTACAATCATTCTTTTTTGTTCATGTTTGTCTTGCTGAAACAATTGCATAAAGAAGTATATTAACGCTCCAATAGCTATTGCAGCAACAATAATTCTACATAGGTTAGTGTTCTCAAGAATGTTTCCAACTAGCAGTATTGCAACAAAAGCTCCAACGATTACAACAACCATCTTTGAGTAACTCATCTTCCTTGAGCCTGCTTCAGTCATAATATGCTTAATCTTAGGATAAAAGATAGTGTAGCTAAGCAAGCCTAAAAGCATACCAAAAGCTGAACAGAAGAATGCATGCATGTAACCATACTTAGCAGCAACAATCGGAGTAAGCAGCATCGAAATAAAAGAACCAATATTGATAGCCATATAATAAAGAGTCATGGCTCCATCTAGTGCTGGATCGCCTTTATCAAATAACTTTGAAATAAGAGAGCTTGGATTTGCTTTAAATAATCCACCGCCAATAGCTACACCAGCTAATGCGTACATAACCATTGCTTTCTCACTAATGCCTAATATCTCTGATAAATTTGCAGATATACTTAAGCAGAAATATGATATAGCTAAAAGCCCCGCTCCAATAAAGATTGTTCTTTTTGCTCCTAGATAATTATCACCTATCCAGCCTCCAATTAATGGTCCCCCATACAAAAATGCTGAAAATGATCCAAAAATCAACATTGAATCTGCATCACTAAAGCCTAGATGTTTAGCGAAATATATTGCTAAAATTGCCTGTAAACCATAGTAACCAAAACGCTCCCATAGCTCAAGAGTCCATAAAACCCAAAAAGGAGCTCGAATACTTCCTTTACTTATTCCCGACATATATTAGATTACCTCATATTTAAAATTAACAGCACAAACCGCTTCTCTAAAGGAGAAGAGATAAAAAACACTCATTTCCATCATATATTAGAGAGCTTTATAAATCTAGCGTTTAGATATTGCTTTAGTTAAAAAAATACAGTTGCTTAGGAAGCTTAAATCTTTAATAATATTACAATGAATTTTTAAATGTTAGTCTATATGCATATATGTTTTGGATTAAAAAGATAACAAATACAGCGAGTAAAACACCTATTGCAAGCCCCTCTTCTTGATATATATACCCTAACATACTGATAAATATAATTAAAAAAACCATAAGCATTATAGAGCTCAAAAAGACAAATTTATTTTTCTTAAAATAAAGAAGTACTGGAGCTGCCAAGCATCCTGTTAAAACAATACTCTGAGTTATCATGAAAATAGTTAAAATATTACTTCCAACTGTATATTTTTCACCATAAATTAATAAAAACTCTTTGCCAAAAAAGAATACGATGACTATAAGCAAAATACACAAACTACCTGTAACAATAAGGTTTTTCTCTAAAACCTTTCTAACATCAAAAAATTTCTTGTTATAGATAGCTATTGCAATAGGGGCTAGGGCAACAGACTGTATACATGCTATAAAGTTATTCGCAATCACCTGTGAAAAAGATGCCGCTGTAGCAAAAATTCCAACACTATCCTCATTAGTTAAGAAAACCTCTGCTCCAATAACTGCTAAATATGGCAATGTAAATAGTGCTAAAGTGTAAGGTAATCCAGAAAGTCCAGAATTAAGCCAATTTTTATATTTTATTTCATCCCTATTTGCAGCAAATATTTTCATTTTTTTAGCTAATATAAATAACATTACTATAAATGTTATGATCCAAGCCAGCATAAATAATATTACGGCCATATGAGAGTTTCGAAAAGCCTGCACTAAAAACATCAAACATGCTAAAAATAGCATAGAAAAGTTTATAAGTATTTTAAAAAGCACGTTTGCTAATATTGGCTTAGAAAATGAAATTAACACTCTATAAAAGAAAAATGTCAACGCCATAACAGGAATAAAAATCACAGCAACAAAAACTGGATGGTTATATTTTAATAAAAATATATTATTTGATATCCAGTAAGCAGATACCGCGACTAAGTAATAAAAAATACTTAAAATAGCAACTATAATAAATACATATACTATAAAAGCTTTTACTTCTCCCTTTTTTTGATACTTCATAGAAACAGCTATTACATTCATTACAATGACATCAGCTCCTAAAAGGGACACTATATAAGCAACTGATGCAACACTATAAGCAGCAGAAAAGTCTCCAAAATCCTCTGGACCAAGATATCTAGCTATAATTACTGTTGCTATAAAAAAAGCTACAGAAGCAATCAGTTGAATAAAAAGTAAGACTATTGCTCTTCTCATTAAACAATATATGGAATAAAAAATTAATCAAAGTTTGCAATATTTATTAGATAAAATCAACAGATAAAAAACTATACTGAATTAAGAAATATTTATATCAATTTACTTGGCGTCAAAAAGAGCTCTTGTAAAGTCTTTTGCATTAAAAACCTGAAGGTCATCAATCTTCTCGCCAACACCTATAAACCTAAGTGGCAACCTCAGTTTTCTAGCTATTGAGAAGATAATTCCTCCTTTAGCTGTACCATCAAGCTTTGTTATAGTTATACCAGTAAGATCAACTATCTCATGAAAAGCTTCCGCTTGACTAAGAGCATTACCTCCAGTAGTTGCATCAACCACAAGCATAACCTCATGAGGCGCTGATTCATCTACTTTTTTAATAACCTTGACAACTTTCTTAAGCTCTTGCATAAGGTTGTCTTTATTATGCAATCTACCAGCAGTATCAGCAATAACAACATCTACCTCTTTTGATCTAGCTGAACTAATAGCATCATAGATCACAGAAGCGCTATCAGCTCCTTCTTTCTGATATACAACTTGAGTATTATTTCTATCGCCCCATTCACGAAGTTGCTCTACAGCAGCAGCTCTAAAAGTATCTCCAGCAGCTAGCATAACTGATTTACCTTGAGATTGAAGTTTCTTAGTAAGTTTACCTATTGTTGTAGTCTTACCAACTCCATTAACACCTACGACCAATATTACATAAGGAGTTTTTTGTGAATCAACTTCTAACGGTCGTTGGCAAGGCAAGATTATTTCCGTTAGTTTTTGCTGAATTATTTCATTAAGTTTATCAGCTGTTTGTAGTTCATTCCTTGCGACTTTATCACGTAGATGCTCTACTATTTCATCAGTTGCTTCAACACCAACATCTGCTGTTAAAAGCTGCATTTCAATATCTTCAAGAAGATCTTCATCAACAACTTTTTGTCCCATTAATATAGTGCTTAGCCCGCCTCCAAATTTACTTGCTGTTTTTGAAAGCCCTGATTGTAATCTTGAAAATAGTCCTTTTTTATTATTGTCTTCTGGCTGAGTCGAAGAAACATCTTTGTTTTCGACATTTTTTTTCTTTCTAAAAAGCATCTTTTTCTCTAAAATTATGTTAAATAAATTTATTCAAAATATTTGTCTCTAAGCTTGGCAATCTTTTGATGCAATGGATCAAACATACTAACTATATTCTTAGACTTAATAAAATGAACCTCTCCTTCAAAAGCAATTTCATCACCAGCCTGAGCATAAACTTCTAAAAGCTTATAACGTAAATCAATATTATTTGGGTTTTTCTCTAATGCATCTTGTATAGTTATACTAGCCTCAAGATATTTTTCACTATCTAAATACTGCTCAATCAACTCATCTATATATTGTAGCTCTTGTTCTGCTTGATCCTGAGAGTCAATCTCTTCAATTTCATTATTATCACTGCCAATAATCACATCATCACTAGAAGTTTCAAAAACTACACCTTTTTCAGTCTTAATAGCCACATTTTTTTGACTTTGAAAACTGCCTTCTGGATTTTTAGAATTTAGATCCTCAGATTCTTCTTTAATATTAGATTCTTGCTGATCTAACTCTATATCATCTTCAGTTGGCGATCCTTGGTTATTCGCAAAAAAATCAAATTCTTCTTGTGGGGTCTGTTGATCTGCATTATCAGACTTATAAAAATCATTATCTGATACAACTGGAGAAATCCTCGACATAAGATGATCTCTCTTTCTTTTACCTAGTATTTCTAATTCTTGTTCTTTTTTAGTGTTTCTACCTTCCCAAAACTTTTTAGCTATGAAAAATACTGCTGCCAAAATAGCTATGTAAACTATTAACTTAAATAAAGAGGAGAAAAAAGATCCAGAATTTTCATTACCATCAGAAGACTCCGTCTCATTTATACTATCAGAGTCAATACCACTATTTAAACTATTGCTATATGTTTGTGATGCACTACTACTATCTACAGAACCATTCTCTCCTGGAACTAATACAGGTATTTTATCTTGGCTAATGGCATTATTCTCTGGTGTAGTTACCTCTTTTGATGTAGAAATCATCGACTTATCACCAAGCCTAGTTTTACTAGCATTACTTGAAATAGATGGGGTAGACGATGAGTTATCATTTGATTGATTATATGAACCTTGAATCATCTGATTCCTAACCAAAGTCAAACCATCTTCGACCTCACCTTTTGTAGTCGGAATAGCTAGCTTATCACCAACTTGTATGCGATTATCTACAATTCCTGGTATTTCTGATTTATTTATACCTTTTATCGCATCCGTTAATTCAGAATTGCTTATCCCACTAACTGAATGAGTTTTTGCTATTTTGTATAAATAATCTCCTGACTTAACAGTATATATTTCCATTGAGAAAGCTGGCTGTATTGCAACCAAAGCAACTCCAGCAATAAGAATTTTATTGATACCTTTAAACATTTAGCACCCTAATAACCTATAAACAAAGACTTAAAAATTATAGCATATTTTTTCTGCTTAAAAAGCATATGATTTTAATGCTCTCTTGTTGCACTGAAGATAATATCTGGATTTTTATCTTGAGCCAACTGTAAATTGACCCCAGTAGGTGCTAGATACGTTAAATAGCCAGCCCCATCATATGATAAATTAACTTCATATTTTTTCTTAAAATCATTAAGCTTTTTATCATCATCACAAAATATCCAACGCGCTAAAGCAACATTTACGCCCTCATAAGAGCATTTAACATTGTACTCTGTTGCTAAGCGTTGAGCAACCACATCAAACTGTAAAACACCTACAGCCCCAACAACTAAATCATTAGAGATGATAGGTTTAAATACTTGCGTTGCACCTTCTTCAGAAAGTTGTACCAAACCTTTTTGTAATGCCTTCATTTTTAGAGGGTCATTTAGTTTAACTCTCTTAAATATCTCAGGAGCAAAATTTGGTATACCTTTAAACTTTAGTTTTTCACCTTGTGTAAAACTATCACCTATTTGGATACTACCATGATTGTGTAAACCAATAATATCTCCGGCATAACCTTCTTCAACCTGCTCTCTTTCACCAGCCATAAACGTCAAAGCTTTTGATATCTGCATCATTTTTCCTGTTCTTTCATGAAAAATTTTCATACCCTTTTCATATTTACCAGAGCATATTCTGAAAAATGCTATTCTATCTCTATGCTTTTCATCCATATTTGCTTGAATCTTAAAAACGAAGCCACTTAGTTTTTTCTCGTCAGCTTGGACATCTCTTTGATCAGCTTCACGATGCTGTGGCGCTGGAGCATACTTTGTAAAACCATCCATCATTTCTTTGACACCAAAATTACTTAGCGCTGTACCAAAATATACTGGAGTAAGTTTACCTTCTAGAAATTCTTGTTCATCGAACTGATGACTTGCACCTCTAACAAGCTCAATTTCCATTTCAAGGTCATCATACAAATCTAAACCTATAGCATCTTTAGCATTTTCCAAACCTTTAATCTTTTTATAAGGATGAATCTCATGACCATGACCTGTTTCAAATAAAGTAACCTCATCATTATAGAGATCATAGACACCTTTATAATACTTGCCCATACCAATAGGCCAATTCATAGGAGCACATTTGATTTTAAGAATATCCTCAACCTCATCCAAAAGTTCTAGTGGATCACGAGTATCTCTATCAAACTTATTCATAAAAGTTACAATAGGAGTATCCCTTAGGCGACAAACATTCATTAACTTAATAGTTCTATCCTCAACACCTTTAACTGCATCAACGACCATCAATGCAGAATCAACCGCGGTAAGTGTACGATATGTATCTTCTGAGAAGTCTTCATGCCCTGGAGTATCAAGTAAATTAACTACTCGATCGTTATATGGGAACTGCATCACTGATGTTGTTATCGAAATACCTCTTTGCTTTTCCATCTCCATCCAGTCAGATGTTGCATGGACACCACTTTTTTTTGCCTTCACAGTCCCTGCTGTTTTGATAGCATTTCCAAAAAGTAGCATTTTCTCTGTAATAGTTGTTTTACCAGCATCTGGATGCGAAATAATTGCAAAAGTTCTACGTTTTGCAATTTCATTTAAATATTCACTCATAACAATTCTTACTTTTTATAATTTGATATAATAATTTAATTAAAGAAGTTTACTAAAAATATTTCATTTTAAAAACTAAAATGATTATCTAATATTTGGTATATTTGTTTTTCAATACTAGTTACAGGCTGAGAAGCATCAATCTCTACCGCCTTATCAGATTCTTTAACGAGTACCTTAAAAGCTTCGCGAGTTCTATTGAAAAACTCAAGGCCTGCCTGCTCTATTCTATCTGGGCTACCTACCTTATTAGCTCTTTGCAAGCCAGTTATAGGATCAATATCAAGGTATATGGTTAGGTCAGGTTCACAATCCTTAAGAAAATAATCATTTAAAGCCCAGATCTTTTTCAGATCAATGCCTCTACCACCACCTTGATAAGCAATACTTGACCAGTAAAACCTATCTGAAACAACGTTTAGCCCTTTTTGTAAAGATGGATTTATTAAACTATGTACGTGCTGTAATCTACTTGCATACATTAGAAGTAGTTCTGTATCAGAATGCACCGATTCATCACTATAATTTTTTAATGCTAAATTTCTAATATCTTCTGCTATTTTTGTCCCACCAGGTTCACGAGTATACACAGTTGGTAGTTTTTTCTCTTGTAAATACTTTCTGATAAACTCAATAGCTGTACTCTTACCAGCACCATCAAGACCTTCTATTACAATAAATTTACTCTGCATTTTTCAAAACCTTTAAATAACAAAGCCAACTATAACAGCTGATAATAAACTAACTAGCACAGCCCCGTATAAAATCTTCAAACTAAATCTTGCTACTTTAACCGAAGCTTCTTTATTAAGAGCTTGGACTGCCCCCACTATAATACCAATCGATGAAAAATTAGCGAATGAAACCAAAAATACTGAAACTACAGCTTGAGTATGTTCTGAAAGATCTTTTGCATGTTTACTTAGTTCTTGCATCGCTACAAACTCATTAGTAACTATTTTTGTACCCATAATTTGGCTTGATAGAAATATCTCACTTCCGTGAATATTTAGTACCCATGCAAAAGGATAGAATATATAACCTAAAATTTGCCTAAATGTTATACCTAAAACCCCTTGAAATATACTATCAACCAAATTCAGTAGTGCTATAAAGCCAATAAGCATCGCACAAACAATTACAGCAATCTTAAAACCATCTAATAAATACTCTGATAACATTTCAAAGAAGCTTTGCTTTTCTTCTTCGTAATCTTGATGCAAGCTATCATAGTCTAGACTAGGATCTTTGTCATATGGGTTAATAATATGAAGCACAAAGAAAGTACTTAACATATTCAAAACAATTGCTGTACATACATATTTTGGTTGGATAATTGACATATAAGATCCAGCAATTGCCAGTGACACTGTAGACATTGCTGTGGCAGCCATTGTATATAGTACATTAGCTGGTAAGTGGCCAATTATTTTCTTATATATAAGGAAGTTTTCTTGCTGGCCTACAGTTAGGGAACTTACTGCATTGAATGACTCAAGCTTACCCATTCCTGTAATTTTAGTCAGAATAAAACCTATAATTCTAATAACAAATGGTAAAATTTTGAAATACTGTAAAACACCTATTATTCCAGAAATAAGAACTATCGGCATACCAACATTAAAGAAGAAAACAAAGCCATTTTTCTTAGTATCAGCCAAGCTTCCAAAAACAAATGCTGTCCCTTGATGAGCGTGTAAAAGTATCTTATTAAAGCCATCAGAAATAAGCGATACAAGTTTTATACCTTCACTTGATTGTAATATAAAATAACAAACAACTAACTGAACAACCAAAATAATAAGTAAGTTTTTATATTTAACTTTTTTTCTATTACTACTCCATAATAATGCTAAGAGATAAACAGTTACTAACCCTATTAAAAAAAATATCACTTTTGTAAACACATCTACCTCTCTATGTTCCAGATATAACAAATCCAACTATATTTGCTGATAAAAAGCTAACTAACACAGCTCCATACAAAATCTTCAAACTAAATCTTGCTACTTTAACTGAAGCATCCTTATCAAGTGCTTGGATAGCACCGATAATAATTCCAATAGATGCAAAATTAGCAAAAGAAACTAAAAACACTGATACTACAGCTATTGTATGAGCTGATAGTTGTTTTGCATGCTGAGCTAACTCTTGCATTGCTACAAATTCGTTAGTAACTATCTTGGTGCCCATAATTTGGCTTGATAAAAACACCTCATTACCATGAATATTTAAAACCCACGCAATTGGATAAAAAACATATCCCAAAATATCTCGCAAAGATATACCAAATAAGCTAGAAAAAATAGCATCTGCCAAATTAAGAAAAGCTATATAACCCATAACCATAACACAGACAATTATAGCAACCTTAAATCCATCCAAGATATACTCTGATAGCATCTCAAAGAATCTTTGCTTTTCAAAATCCTCAACTTGCTCAGTTAAAAACTGATATGATGTTTCTTTAGTTTTTTCATAAGGATTTATTATATTTAAAACAAAAAATGCTCCAAACATGTTCATAATTATAGCTACACAAACATAAGTTGGATTAATTATTGTCATATAAGCAGCTGCTGTACCTAGTGATACTGTAGACATTGCCGTAGCGGCCATTGTATAAAGTACATTTGAAGGTAAGTATTTTATTATCTTTTTATAATAAAGAAAATTCTCAGACTGACCAACACTTAGAGAGCTAATAGCATTAAATGATTCTAGCTTGCCCATACCTGTGACTTTTGCCAAAATACTTCCTATTGCAACTACAAGTATTTGTAAAATTTTAAAATACTGCAATATCCCAATAATCGCAGACATTAGTACTATTGGCATAGCAGCATTAAAGAAAAATATAAATCCTTTTGAATCAGCTAAATTTCCAAAAACAAAAGATACA
This window harbors:
- the ftsY gene encoding signal recognition particle-docking protein FtsY, translated to MLFRKKKNVENKDVSSTQPEDNNKKGLFSRLQSGLSKTASKFGGGLSTILMGQKVVDEDLLEDIEMQLLTADVGVEATDEIVEHLRDKVARNELQTADKLNEIIQQKLTEIILPCQRPLEVDSQKTPYVILVVGVNGVGKTTTIGKLTKKLQSQGKSVMLAAGDTFRAAAVEQLREWGDRNNTQVVYQKEGADSASVIYDAISSARSKEVDVVIADTAGRLHNKDNLMQELKKVVKVIKKVDESAPHEVMLVVDATTGGNALSQAEAFHEIVDLTGITITKLDGTAKGGIIFSIARKLRLPLRFIGVGEKIDDLQVFNAKDFTRALFDAK
- a CDS encoding UvrD-helicase domain-containing protein, encoding MSNKFLSGLNTQQQKATLLEDRNSLILAGAGSGKTKVLTSRIAYLCQNKGVAIDNILAVTFTNKAAREIQQRVESMLGISTFGMWIGTFHGIAHRLLRKHAHELGLDKNFRILDQDEQAQLIKKVIKSLDLDDKKYPPKLLQNFINKQKDKAIRSNKLANQYDANYSHIYKAYEERLLLDNALDFADLLLYLYELFSLNQQLREYYQSLFKYILIDEFQDTNQVQYMWLKLLATDNNYTMAVGDDDQSIYGWRGAVVDNIHNYVKDINNVEVIKLEQNYRSTKNILKAANSVIKNNDNRMSKELWSAAEEGEKVEVYCAVNERDEAKYIIEKVRNLHSQDVDYSDVAILYRSNYLSRVLEESFIYASIPYRIYGGFKFFDRAEIKDALAYLRLAVTNNDNLAFERIINTPTRGIGNKTLETIRNFAQINSISYWQATIEVIQRELVTKRTAGLLFKFIELINEISSQISDLSLDKLLEYVINKSGLLASYEEKNTEKDRQKIDNLKELISAAKDFEPQIELLDDNTDILQDFLSFAVLEAGDMQADETVDSVQLMTIHASKGLEFKYVFMVAAEEGVFPPSSIINAEEAFDSKHSKKMQEKLAEERRLFYVAITRAMKALTISYAQVRNIFGRSSFQVKSRFLAEIDDEHLSEGKSHTIDKPKAKVRQKSNFGVSAFDFLKSNSAAGSSFNPGDRVYHKVFGKGVFVKSQAQGSKEFFTVDFGSDVGQKILLADIANLVKV
- a CDS encoding LysM peptidoglycan-binding domain-containing protein, encoding MFKGINKILIAGVALVAIQPAFSMEIYTVKSGDYLYKIAKTHSVSGISNSELTDAIKGINKSEIPGIVDNRIQVGDKLAIPTTKGEVEDGLTLVRNQMIQGSYNQSNDNSSSTPSISSNASKTRLGDKSMISTSKEVTTPENNAISQDKIPVLVPGENGSVDSSSASQTYSNSLNSGIDSDSINETESSDGNENSGSFFSSLFKLIVYIAILAAVFFIAKKFWEGRNTKKEQELEILGKRKRDHLMSRISPVVSDNDFYKSDNADQQTPQEEFDFFANNQGSPTEDDIELDQQESNIKEESEDLNSKNPEGSFQSQKNVAIKTEKGVVFETSSDDVIIGSDNNEIEEIDSQDQAEQELQYIDELIEQYLDSEKYLEASITIQDALEKNPNNIDLRYKLLEVYAQAGDEIAFEGEVHFIKSKNIVSMFDPLHQKIAKLRDKYFE
- a CDS encoding oligosaccharide flippase family protein, encoding MRRAIVLLFIQLIASVAFFIATVIIARYLGPEDFGDFSAAYSVASVAYIVSLLGADVIVMNVIAVSMKYQKKGEVKAFIVYVFIIVAILSIFYYLVAVSAYWISNNIFLLKYNHPVFVAVIFIPVMALTFFFYRVLISFSKPILANVLFKILINFSMLFLACLMFLVQAFRNSHMAVILFMLAWIITFIVMLFILAKKMKIFAANRDEIKYKNWLNSGLSGLPYTLALFTLPYLAVIGAEVFLTNEDSVGIFATAASFSQVIANNFIACIQSVALAPIAIAIYNKKFFDVRKVLEKNLIVTGSLCILLIVIVFFFGKEFLLIYGEKYTVGSNILTIFMITQSIVLTGCLAAPVLLYFKKNKFVFLSSIMLMVFLIIFISMLGYIYQEEGLAIGVLLAVFVIFLIQNIYAYRLTFKNSL
- a CDS encoding oligopeptide:H+ symporter; the encoded protein is MSGISKGSIRAPFWVLWTLELWERFGYYGLQAILAIYFAKHLGFSDADSMLIFGSFSAFLYGGPLIGGWIGDNYLGAKRTIFIGAGLLAISYFCLSISANLSEILGISEKAMVMYALAGVAIGGGLFKANPSSLISKLFDKGDPALDGAMTLYYMAINIGSFISMLLTPIVAAKYGYMHAFFCSAFGMLLGLLSYTIFYPKIKHIMTEAGSRKMSYSKMVVVIVGAFVAILLVGNILENTNLCRIIVAAIAIGALIYFFMQLFQQDKHEQKRMIVALILIIQGIIFFVLYQQMPTSLNFFAVNNVDTHFLGMNLEPEQWQVLNPIVIVLMSPVLSVLYKKVPGTHVTKFCFGMTLCAMAFLVLYFPQFTTSNGIVSGWWLVLSYWLQSTGELLISALGLSMVAELFPRKMGGFAQGMWLITTMIAGPIGGIVGALTAPEPGQHFTKVESISVYGHVFLVIGLFVAAVAIIMWISRGWLNKVIESTRAHVNETLHNPNEDFFLDKSHEI